In Sebaldella sp. S0638, the genomic stretch TATCTCTATATTGGTATTATAAATATTTATTCCGTTGCTTATAACCGAAAAAGATATATTCCCCGATCCCACATAAACAATCAGATTATTTTTTTCATTATAATCAGCAAGACATTTTTCAAGGCTGACTGATATTTTTTCATAAGCCAGATAGTTTTCATCAAGCTTATCCATTATTAACAAATCAAGACCGGTATTTATTTTCAGCTGATCCTGAAGATAATAATTATTCTTTGCCTTACGTATCGCAGTGGTACCTATAACGACTATCTTGTCCGCCTGATAGCCGTCGGCTATTATTTTCATCTTTTTTATTGTATCTATTATTTCTTTTATTTTATTAAATGTAAGCTTATCCTCAAAAAACACTTCTTTTCCTATCTGTGATACATGTACTGCCTTATCTATTATCTTTACGGCAGTTCCTTTTTTCTGAAACACTTTCATGTAAATACCGTGTGACGCTATACTTATGACGCACAACATATCCTTCATTATTTAACACCCTCCTGTGCAAGCACAAAAGCTCCCATTATTCCTGCATCATCTCCAAGCTGTGCTTTTCTGAATTTTACATTTTCAAAAATACTTCTCATAGCGTAACGCGAAGCTTCTTCTTTTACTATTGGAAGAATTACATCACCGAGTTCTTCAATTACACCTCCTCCGAATACTATAGCTTCAGGATCAAATATATTTATCAGGTTAGCCACGCCCACACCGAAATATTTTGCTGCTCTTTCCACAGTTTCTACTACTACAATGTCTCCTTTGTCATAAGCTGCTTTCAGAGGACCGCTTTTCAAAATACCTTCTTTTTCAAGGCTTTCTTTTATATCTGTAGATTCCCCTCTTTTTATTCTGGCAAGTATTTCTGCCTGAATACCTGTTTTTGACGCCACAGCTTCCAGACATCCTCTCGAACCGCATCCGCAGATTGCTCCGTTACTGTCCACTGTCATATGACCCAGTTCCCCTGCTACTCCCCCTGAACCGGTATAAAGCTTATTATCAATAATAATTCCGCCTCCTATACCTGTTCCTACGAAAATCCCTATAAAATTATTTGCCTTATCCTCAAGAGAGTATCTCCATTCCCCAAGAGTCCCCACATTAACGTCATTCCCCACAAAAACATTAATTTTATACTTTTCTCTGATCAGATTCCCGATAGGATAATTATCCATGGCAATATTAGGAGCAAATTTCACAGTTCCTGTTTTCACATCTACAAGTCCCGGTACTCCTATTCCTATTGCTTTTATTTCATCTTTTTCATTTTTTCCCATAAGATCGTCTATCAGGGAAAACAGCTGCTCTTCTACTGCTTTTATCCCGTTTTTAGCTTTCGTCTTTTTTTTATTTTTATATATAACCGTTCCTTTATCATCGAATAATGCACCTAATATTTTTGTTCCTCCAAGATCTATCCCTATATAACTCATCTAAAATTCCTCCTTTGAAATTTTATTTACAGTTTCATTCTTAGTTGTATTTTACCATAAATATAGTTTTTAGTAACCAATTAATTATTAAAAAATGTCAGTTCCAAAATATATCCACAGGCTTCTCAAGGATGTATTTTTCGTATATAAAAACAGCCCTGCTATCCAGCAGGGACTGTCATAAACATTTTTATTTTTAAGAACATAAAAATAAAAATTTTAATTCTGTTGTTTTCATTCCAAATAAATTATGGGTATGTTTAGGTATAATTTCAAATTTTTTAACAAATTGTTATTTTCATTTGGAATAATTGCAGCAATTTTTGGTTGTTCCATTTGCATTACTTAAATTTTTTTGAAAAGATAGTATTACTACTTATCTTATCGCACTAAATTGTACAGTAAACTTTATTATTTGTCAATAAATTTTCTACATTGTTATGTACTGTATCTCCAGCAAATATCCCTGTACATGAGTAAATTAATATAAGGTTTACTCCCGAACGGAATCATTTCGGGAGAAAGCTGTGATATTCCGACAATCCATATAACAGATTCATATTTTTTTTATTCATCAGAATATCTGCATGGTTTCTAAGTTTTTTTCTTTTTTTATCCATTGACAAACAAAAAAAAATATTATATAATACAAATGTAATAATTACAAAAATAAAACTATTTTAAGGAGGGATTTTAATGTCATTAATAGGAAAAAAATTAGATGATTTTAAAGTTGAATATTATCAAAACGAGGAGTTCAAAACTCTTACATTAAATGATATCATGGGTAAATGGAGTATTTTCTTTTTCTATCCGGGTGACTTCACATTTGTATGCCCTACAGAACTAGGAGATGTTGCTGATCATTATGAAGAATTCCAAAAAGCTGGATTTGAAATTTATTCGGTAAGTACAGATTCTCATTTTGTACATAAAGCATGGCATGATACATCGGAAACTATTAAAAAGATAAAATATCCTATGTTAGGTGATCGTAACGCAATTATTGCTAAAATGTTTGAAGTATATAAGGAAGACGAAGGTGCAGCATACAGAGGAAGTTTTATTGTTAACCCTGAAGGACAGATCATGGCTTACGAAATAAACGAAATGGGTATCGGAAGAGATGCTAAAGACTTACTT encodes the following:
- the ahpC gene encoding alkyl hydroperoxide reductase subunit C, translating into MSLIGKKLDDFKVEYYQNEEFKTLTLNDIMGKWSIFFFYPGDFTFVCPTELGDVADHYEEFQKAGFEIYSVSTDSHFVHKAWHDTSETIKKIKYPMLGDRNAIIAKMFEVYKEDEGAAYRGSFIVNPEGQIMAYEINEMGIGRDAKDLLRRAKAAKFITENPGLVCPAHWEEGKETLKPGLDLVGKI
- a CDS encoding ROK family protein, yielding MSYIGIDLGGTKILGALFDDKGTVIYKNKKKTKAKNGIKAVEEQLFSLIDDLMGKNEKDEIKAIGIGVPGLVDVKTGTVKFAPNIAMDNYPIGNLIREKYKINVFVGNDVNVGTLGEWRYSLEDKANNFIGIFVGTGIGGGIIIDNKLYTGSGGVAGELGHMTVDSNGAICGCGSRGCLEAVASKTGIQAEILARIKRGESTDIKESLEKEGILKSGPLKAAYDKGDIVVVETVERAAKYFGVGVANLINIFDPEAIVFGGGVIEELGDVILPIVKEEASRYAMRSIFENVKFRKAQLGDDAGIMGAFVLAQEGVK